The nucleotide sequence cagaactactctagcccccgagctaggtgccattatggacccgttgaagtacatcgttcagtactcatgggtgatgtctggGGTTGGTagttggacctccgtccattcgacaACAAAGTctatgagagcctgagacttaatagtagtgcgggggatatacctgatgttgtggcccattagctcaagtgcccacttggagatccatcccatggcgtcatggttgcggacgatgtctcccaGCAGGAATGAAGTGACAaccatgacttcgtggtcggtgaagtagtgcagggcTTTTGGGTCGCCATTAGCACGGtgtatagaagtttctgcacctagggggtaccggaccttggcaTTGGTGAGCACCTCACCGACAAAGTATACGGGTCGCTGGACCTTTAGGTGGTgccccggctcctcccttttgatgactagggtggcgcttaccacatggttgcttgctgtgatatagaggagaaggggttctccccgttcgggagcgatgaggattggggccaacatcagtgatgctttgaggctttccaaggaCTACTGTGCCTCCTCAATCTAGACAAACGCATCTGTctttttgagaagtttgtagagaggcatcccccgctcgTCTAGCCAGGAGATGAATTGGCTTAGGGTGGCCAAACAGCCGATGAGCCTCTGtacacccttgacattgcgtatagggcccatgttggagatggccgtgattttttcggggttggcctcgatgctgcattcggacatgatgtatccaagcagcttcccctttggaaccctgaaaacacattttttgggattcaatttaatgttgaaccttcggaggtttgcgaacgttgctgccaagtttgcgatcaggtcggaagcttgagccgttttgaccactatatcatctacatagacggcgattgttggttttggccgctcaacTTGATCAGGTTGGTTgagcaggtcgatttggtcggtgaagcattgctgcatgcaccatttatatgtggcaccagcgttcttcagaccgaaagacatggttacatagtagtacgaaccatacggggcgatgaatgaagttgcgagctggtcgaactctttcatcacgatctggtgatagcctaagtaggcatctagaaaggagaggatttcgcatcctgaggtggagtcgactatctggtctactTGTGGCAAAGAAAAATGGttctttggacatgctttgttgaggccagtataatcaatgcacattctctatttcccagcCTTCTttctaacaagaacaggattggctagctagtcagagtggtatacaTCCTTGATGAATTtgactgccaggagtttggcaacctcctcgcctatggccctgcgcctctcatcgtcaaagcgatgcaggcgttgcttggcgggGTTTGAGCCCAGAACAAGGTGTAATGCGTGCTCGAAGACCTCccacggtatgcctggcatgtcagaaggttttcatgagaagacatcgcgattggcgcatagaaagtcggtgagctcgcattcctatttggtcgggagctTGACCTCGATCCGcactgtcttggttgggtcatTGGGGTCGATCCTCACCACCTTAGTTTCCTCAAGCTGGTGGAAggtagtcgaggaggttggcttgttgcagtccagGACTGCTGGAGTCGATGAATTTTTGAGCTGAGGGAGCTCGGCTAAGTTGATGATGGCaatggcgagctcgtaatgctcgcggttgcatgtgtaggcatgcgaaaaggtgctacccacagtgatgtcaccgttcggtcctggcatcttcaacttgaggaaggtgtagttggggatcgccataaacttggcatagcatggccacctaaaaatggcatggtaggaccctaggaagtccactacctcgaaggtgaggacctccgagcggaagttggctcgatcgccaaacatgatgggtaggtcgatctgctcgagcgggtatgcctgcgtccTTGGGATCATGCCGTgcaagggagagctcactaggcggagctccagtcgggggatgcgcatggcgccAAGGGTATCAACGTACAGGATGTTGAGACcactgccttcgtccatcggcaccttGGTGAGGCTCTTCTTATGGACAATGGGGTTGACGATGAGCGAGTAGCGACCCGATCtggcgatgtgggaaggatggtccctctgatcaaaagtgattggaGATTCTAatcagctaaggaaagaggggacgaCCGTTTtggcgacgcatgcctctctatagcgcactttgtgttggcgcttggagtagatggcattggatcccttgaagatcatgaggcattcctcaagattgggaaagccatccccatccttgcccaccacACCTCCTTTCTTAGGTGcggcctccttgccctttccttctttcagTCCGCCGGTCTATCACAGAAAGCGCTTGAGAagttcacagtccttgtagaggtgcttgacagggtaggcgtggttggtgcatgggctctccatgagcttgtcgaagtggttgggatggccctactagggctgcttgccctcACGATCGGTCGCAGCGATCaaagcggagttggccggtcggtgccgatccttcttgctctttttgcccctttgcgtggaggggccctcgtcttggtccttgTGGTTGACCTTGCCCTTGTCCCAACCTCCACTAAAGAccgctctgactgcctcctcaccggaggcatggttcgtggcgacgtcgagtaggtcgcgggtggtatggggcttcagacaaccaagcttatggatcaaggactcataggttaTCCTAGAGAGGAACGCGTTGATGACGTCTGTGTCAacgacattaggaagggagttgcatcgtcttgagaacctatggatgtaatcccgcagggactcgttaggctcctactggcagctcttgaggtcctagaaaTTCCCAggatggacatatgtcccctgaaAATTCttgatgaagatcctcttgagatccgcccagtcgcggatgctgtcaggcgggaggaattcgagccatgctcgaacatgctcccccatgcagatggggaggtattgaatgatgaagtggtcatcatccactcctctagcttagcaggcgagccggaagtcttcgagccatataccgggattcgtTTCCCTGGTGTATTTGGTGATTTTGGTAGGTGGACGGAAGTGATGTGGGAACGGCGTTTTCTAGATGTGATAGCCAAAGTCCCATGGTCTTGGGCCGTCCGAGCTAGGACTCCGATCGTCTGGTtggcgaccatgcctggggtgcgtttcctcgctcccctcgatggtacgaccggggcccgtgctgcctgctctcaccgccccttgatggacgtcatcatcatgccaagcCATTCACGCACAGGTGGTTGGTGTGGAGTGGGCACCGGGTCAGGTCATGGTGTAGCTGCGGCCTCCTGCTCCACGCTCGGTGActatagtggtgagcggatggagggATTCGACTGGTGCGCCCCCATTCCCCCCGTAGGGAAAGAGGCTGTGAGCCGGTGTCGCGACATGGAGCTCTCTGCCTATTCAACAGCGACGGTTTTCACCAGCACCcgaaggttccggtggatcgcctgctcctaggggtcaaTAGGCTCGGGAAGGCCGCATAGAAGCATCGtagcagcggcgatgttctggccagcccgagcgaactatgggggatcatttccTCCGTCCATGATATTGCGTTGGACCTGATGGTCCCGACCCCAGGCGCCACTCGCTAGGTTACGCACGTGTGGTGCAGCGTGCTACGCCGAGCGCGCCAGCGTAGGTGGTAGTTGGCTTTGCCGCCTTTATCGCAACTCTTCGCCGTGCTCTTGCGCATGagcgagggcctccgcacgagggtctagaggggtgtgggtctgtagagactTTGCTACCACCGGCGACTGTgctggagcgtccgccatagcgcactcccaggacagagggtggctaggtgccacgacatcgccgatgctagagccatcgctttcaacctcatcatccacaaggtcgtggaaagaggcgggagtgtagcccgccatccccatgaatttggatgtgagagggggcggtgtcAGCATCTTTCGGAGCCCCCGTGCGTACCCGTCCatgggggatgcgaggccataggggaaccggtcgcacggTGGTTGCAGCAGGGGCAACGGGCCCCTTTCGGAGAATCGGCGGAAGGTATTCAATAGTGAGTAAcgaacaatatgtacgttactcacagttGGGTTTGAGCCTAGCTTGGGCTTGAAGCGAAGTGCGGGTGCCTCGTCGTTGAGGTCGTCGGGTGGCCCGGAGCCGACGGAGAGCGCTCCTCCTCCAACGGGCgctgggacaagtgcctccttgcAGGGGCGAAGCACGTTGAGCTagtcgacgatgaagtccaggcttcttaagaggaaggtctgggatggctcgaagacgggaggaacccacgtcccaacaggtgggagcgtgggaaactctagcgagccgaagcgaatcgtatcgcttgagcccgtcatgccaaagatggtgaaaaggtgggccatccgatgactaaaAGCGTGAACGCACGGCGTTCTCTccacggacggcaccaactgtctgtgcgaaaagtgaccaacaagtaaatatttgtagttttgtcgtacgttgtgatcggatgtggcctagcactcaatgacacagagtttatactgattcaggcaacgtgccctacgtccaatttcagccggtcggtgactttattcctaaaccCAGGTGCTcggagtttgctgtggggttacaaatgagtggaTATAAGAAGGGGTATTAAAGGTCCGGTCGggctctggaccgaagggccaagagtgacgggagttcctacatgcgctaagtattggaacatatgctctgtgtaacttttagagttctagagccgtggGGCTGTTCAAGTGCTCAGAATATCTAAAGCTTAGTagagagagagtcggaatgaCCGTCCCTTGTTaaaagagagcgcatccccttttatagatgaaggggatggccttataagttttgagagagagaaagagagtgtgctacctagtcttgttaccCACGCTGTCGGATACAAGatagtttgtcggcgcccacaatattgtttatgtcagACGCCTGTGGcaggttttaccgtgttcgcctggtatggcaaatgatggcgcccacaacactgtaaggcaaatgtcggtgcctacaacactgtttgagcCCTAACATGCCTGAAAGGTTGTAAAACACCCTTCTGGTATGTCCTGGCAGTACTGTCCTGccggtgtgcagggtacggtcctcggtattgcggttgacttgatcgccttgccttatctgctccgcctgattcccgggtcctcaccgagcgggcgtccctagtcggTTGTTCTCAGTCGGCTCCAACTGTGTCGGTCggggaagagctgtaagcagaggttcgccGCATTCCCGGTCGGAAAAGCGGGTCGGCTCCGACtatgtcggtcggagaagagctgtaagttgAGGTTCGTCGCATTCCTGGTCGGAAAAACGGGTCggggtcggaagcgagcgtcgtcccctccttggccaggccttccggtcggagactggatcgctcttccaaCCTATCGTTAGATATCTGGCCCGGCCTAGGAGTCTCACGTTGTTGTAATGTCGTctactgggccgagcttttgctgagaAGTGGGCCCatcggggaccctgggtttatgaacccgataaatGAGTACTCCAAAGTTTCAATACTGAAACACAAAGAACAAGTAGATTTCTAGCTAGGCAAAATATTCTACTAATTGgttgcaaaaaaaaaacttatacTAATTTAAACAAAAAAGTAAGCTAAGGTAGTAACAAAGAGAGAAAGTAAACTAAATCTAGTAAAAGTTCGGTCCTGCCTAAGATATATGTGCTAACAAAGAGAGAAAGCGTTCCTGCCTAAGATATCAGGGTCCATCTTCTCTTTAGTGAAAGACGCATGTGCCTTAGCGGCGAGGCAAATATAATCGTCCATCGCACATTACACTTTCGGTCCTAGAAGCCTTTTTGCAGCCGTGTGCCCGCAGCGAGAGCGCgcgcatgcatgcgtccaaagaagAGCCGAAGCGCCATGCCGTAACCCGTTGTGTCGTTGTGACGAGCGCACGCGTCTCTGTGTGGTACCGACGCTTATACATGACAGTGCTAGTGGAGCAGAGAACTGGTGCAACAGCAAGGTTGGTCAGCTCAGGTCTCACTTCTGAGCTGTTGCTGTGATCAAACTTTTATGTGGGGCTCAGTTAGTCCGCTCACGATGACAACTTTCTTGTCTTCGCGTTGCTCGGTGCATAACTGGTGGGAGCCCATGCTTGCGCCACCAATCAACGGATCAGCAGAAAAAGAAACGATTGTCGCCTAACATACGGTTCTCTTGATCTTACGTACATGTTCAAGCAAATTCGCTCAATATGACAAACGGGACACACGTGACACAACACAGCGACCAGCTAGGCTACCAGCCTACCACTCAGAGCAAGTCCACATGTTCCTTGCTGAGACATCATGCATGCTCCGGCGCTGCATCGCTGACGCGGAATTTTAGATTCGACACGATCGATTTAATTTGAAATCCCGATATCCACCGCATTCATTCGTGCAAAGGCTTATGATAACCAATGGATCTAGGCTGTGTCCTTTCTTAATTTGAGGAGAAACGAAAAGAGCATAGGTGTTCCTTGTTCCCGTCGGTTAGGTCACTGAAGTAGGCAGCCTGAGGCGGCCTTTAGAAAAACGTTTTCCTTGACGAATTTCCGGCACGTCGCAGATGCGTTTTGCTGCCTCGCTCGCTCACGCTACATTCGCTGACGGACGAGATATCCTTGCTCTTAAAATAGGAACATTCGCTCACGGAGGAAAAAAAACGTGTCAGCTAGCGGCGTGCTGTTCCGCGTTTTCCACGTTCACCCTTGCGCACCCCGCGCATATTCCCACCATGTTTTCGAGCCTCACCGCGAGACCGGGAGCTGAGCGTTCTGTTGCGTGCTCTGCCCACACACGCGAGTAAGCAACCCCGTCATAAGCAAAAGATGCTGTCCGAGGCTCGTCGGCGAGGTGCAAAAGAAACTCTCTTTTTTttccaaagagaaaataaaaatcGACCAAGTTGCTGGCCTCGTCACCATACACGCTTCCAGAAGCACCAGGGCAGCGCCATCTCCCGGTCAGGTATTCCACCATTCGTCGTGGATCTGCAGGTCCGGTCCATCACACCGTATCACCCTAGGTGGAAATAGAAAAGAAAGTGGCGCTAAATATGGGAAAGCCTCCTGACATGTAGAACTCTGCTAATATATTCATGTCGTCCCCTAAGCTTCTACGATGTAGGACGATGATCTGTGTGTGACGGACAAAagtaaatgcaatgcatgaacgAAGTTTTAATGGTGGTTATgggaaatttgaattttttaccTAGTTTATGAATTGTGTATGTTTGTATATAGGACATGTTTGTCTCCTGATCTGAAAGTTTTGCTTAAGATATACGTCCATCCCAGACGTTTATTTTTGAGCCTCTACTAGAGTTAGATCGACTCTTGAGCCCCTGTGATTAACGACCTGTCTGGGGGCAGCGGCTGGCCTCGACGAGAACCGTTGAGGGCTTGATGAGACTGACCGaaataggagagagagagagagagagagagagagacatatGAGATCCGGTGAGCTCGTCAGTGGTCACGTACTCACGTCTGAGCACGCCGGGGTAGAAATTCGTATAGTCCGACAAGATATGAGGGGACTTGTCACCGAAAGCGCCCATGCCATGGGCCTGCGTGTCAGGAAACCACAGGTCAAGGGACACGGTCGCAGTGGGCTGGGCCCATTGCAACACATATTTGCCACCGGTTTAGCACCTGAACTGCTAGTACAGTACAGAAACTCAGCGTTGACAGCAAAGGATGTAACACGCGATAAATGCCATTCAATCAGCGTCATCAGCAGTGATGTTACCTACATATTTACGTTTACAAGGAAACAAAGCTATCCAGTATTCTACTTTATGCTGCCTAAGATCACAGTTAGGTTTAAGCAGGTGAGAGCGCTTGAAGTTGAAGGAAAGCGAGCGCACGAGACGCGATTGCTAGGCTCTGTTGCCGGGCGCGCTACAGGCGCGGGCAGAAAACAACACCAGCAAGGCAGCAAGTAGCCACGCATCCAAATCGAGCCCACAGGAGATGGTCGGATAGCAATAGCAACCACGAATGGTGCAACCAATTACTACTACAATATTCAACTACCAGTGGCCATGGAAAAAACAGTTACTAGTGCTACAATATTCAACTACCAGTGGCCGTAAAGAATTCAGAGAGATTATTACAACTACTAGGCATTCTTGGATGCACAACGGATGTTCCTGAGGTACTCTGATGGATCGGTGGCGGTAACAATGCTGTAACCGGGAGATGATGAGCTCATCCATCACCAAGCGTGCTACGTCTAACGCCAGGCGGAGGCGACGGTGACCACGCGCCCCATCCAGCCGACCCCGAGCCGGCCGCTGTCCAGCTTCACGTCGAACCCCGGACGTAGCCGTGCCCTGACGCGGTCGGCGACGCCCTGCCCGATCGCCACGGGCCGCAGCCCCGCCATGCCGAACCGGGCGCGCCACTTGCCGAACACCTCGCACCGCTCCACCCGGTCGGGGCCCTCCCGCGCCATGGCGTTGGCCGCCTTGTTCGCCAGGGCCGTCTCGGCCTGGGCCCTCTGCGCGCTGTCGCGGGCCAGGGTCGCGTCCAGAGACTCCAGCACCGCGCCGTAGTGCGCGCACGCATCGGCAAACCGCGCCGCCAGAGGCGCCGTGTTGGCGTTAAGCTCCTGCTCCACGAGCGTCACCACGCGCGGGCACAGCGCGCGCACGCCGCGGAGGAGCTCGTCGCGCGGGTTCTCCGGGGACACGCTCTCGTCTGGGACGCGCGACAGAACGAACGCCAGGTTCACCACCAGCGCATCCCCTCCTGGCTCGCACCCGAGCCTCGACGCCTCGAGCTCTCCAGCAACGCAGCTGACTGTTTTGAACCGGAAATCCAGCCCTGCCTGCTGGGCGTGCCTCTTGAGCCGCTGCTCCGTGGCCGGGAGCGCCTGCGCTAGAGCCGGCGTGAACGGCGACGTGGGGTCGGCGACGGCCGTGACCTTGAGACATGTGCCGGCCACGCGGCGGCTGGAGAGGGCTTGGATGAGGGCGATATGCTGCGCGACGCTAACGTCGAAGTCGATCAGGTGGATGACGCGCTGGTCGGCCACGGCGTCGAGGATGGCGAGGTTGGCACCGTGGAGGGCGAGGCCGAAGCAGGGGGAGACGTCGTGCAGGAGCTGGCATGCCGCACGCTGCTCGGCGCCGCATAGGACCGCGAGGTGTTGAGGCGCGGGCGGTCGTCCGATGCGGGAGGACAGGGCGGCCGCCATCATGGCCACCAGCCTCTGTTCCGCGTCCCCGCGCGGGTTTGCGGCAACCTTCAGGACCGCGAGGTGAGCGGCCGCCGCTGCGTGGTTGCCgtcggcgatggcggcggcggcctcggaCAGCAGCTGGCGCCACGAGGCTGTCGAGGTCGGCGGCGAGCTGGACGCTGCCGACGAAGCCGCGGACGACGAGGAGTTCGACGGAGACCTTATTGACACGGCAGACGCGGTGTTGTGGTTGTTGGGAAGAGACGTCAAAGGCGCGGCGGTGATGGAATTGAGCTCCTGTATCGTGTCCCCCCACGCAGAGCTGGTGACCGTGGAGCCACATGCACtccccgtcgcctctgcctcgccgtcgtcgttgtcgtcgtcgccGAGTAGGTGCTTCTCCAGCTCCTGCAACAACACCAGCTCTCTGGCCGCCGAGCGACCCGCAGCCGGCACCCTGGCCACGGCCTGCGGAGGCGCGGACGTTGCAGCCACCATCTGCCGCTGCAACATATGCGACGGCGGCGTCTCCATGTGCGACGCGGTGGTGAGCGACGACAGCGTCGACGACGGCTGCGGCGAGAGCCCGGCAAAGCCCGTTGAAGGCGGCCTGGAGGAACCCGAGGTCCGCGCGGTGGCGGCCCCCGCCAGCACGGACCCGATGTCGATCGGCGGGTGCGCGACCTGCGACTGCGCCGCGACGCGCTGCCTCACCGCGCGCAGGTACAGCGCCTGCTGCCACCTCTCCACCTCGCCATGGCTCCTCTTAAGCACCCGGCCGCTCGCCACGGCCGCAACGTCCTGTCGAGgcggcagcagctgctgctgcggcggcggaggTTGCCTCTTCAGCGCCGGCGCCTCCGCGGCCGATCCGGCGCCGTAGGCGTAGGCGTACCCACGGCGAGGGTCGCACCACGGCGCGCCAGCGGGGTCCATGCCGCCGGCGAAGCCCAGAGCAAAGCAAGAGCTGCGGAGACACCGCACGGGAGCAGGCAAGGAAAGCGCGAGAGAGAACGAATGATGACAAGAGGATGGGACGAATCTACCGTGCAGGGAGGAGGAAATAGTATGGAATCCCGTAGCGAAAACCCGGGCGTGCACATTCAATTCCTTGCTCCGCTAATAAAGCGCCTGCCTTTCGCAGCCCACCCTGACGGTATACTTTCCCCGGTGCGAACCAGAGGCTTTGCTTTGCTTGGGATCCGACGCCAACGCCGGtgttgttgtcaaaaaaaaaaaaacgccgGTGCGGCAGTAACGAGTGACGCTGACGGCGTGGCCGTGGCCGCGTGGGGCCGCGCCTGCGGGCTGCGGTTGGGGAAATTGACCGATCGGTGGGTCTGGGGGCGGCCAGGTTTTTTTACCTTGGACGGGGGATCCAATCGTCGAGGTCGACGGGGTCATCAGTCCCTGTTCGGGCCAGGTTTTGATGCGAAAATACGCTCGGGGATGGTGAGGCTGCCGGTTACGCACGTGAGGCGGTCTAAAACGCAAGACTCGTGGCGGAATTCAAACATTTAGGTTTTCAACATAATAGCTATAGCcttcaacagagtacctatatgaaaGATTTATTTTGAATGTTATGAGAGGTATAATTTAAATTTGAGTATCATCTCTcctgaagatccatttgcagaaatgattatcttttgggtcttgtggttggagaagaaaaaaatagataTTGAATTTTTTACCTGTAACGTTATCTAAAGGAAAAATAGATCTTGTATTTTGAATGGTGGTTGTTGAAGACAGTCAGCAATGACGAGGTGCGTTTTCTCAAGGGAAAAATGACGAGGACGGGCCAGGTGAAATGGACTCGTGACGTGATGAGGTGGTGGTGTGGAGGGATGGGGAAACGGGGAGCGGAGAGAGAGACGTCACGTCAAAGCTATGATCCTCGTCGGGACGCCCCCGTCTCTACGGGTGCCCACACACCTGCCGGTGACGGTGCTCTAAAGTCCGGACGCCACGCCACCGGCTGAGGTTAGAAAAAAATTATACAGACATAGACGACACACACCAAGAAAGATTATCAAATTAACCTTACAGGTCGTCTGGATCTTTTTATTTTTGGCTAAATTAAAATCTACTCTACAAAGCAGGCTATTGGCTTAGAATTTAACATTCTAGAATTTTCTAAACTTTACAGTAGATACCAGTCTATCTTAAATTCACGAATGAGAGATATAAGTAGATTCCGTGGACCCACACACTCTTATTTCTGCCCTGCACCTTGTACACGTTCTTTCAGCTCACTCATTTACAACAACAGTTCAGCCAGCAGACAAGTATTTCCCCCCATGTGGCCACTAGCAACACACAAGTATGTTCTGCATGGGGCCATGCTAACTTGATGAATATGTGCTTAATTGTGATGCTTGAAATGGACTTAATTCCAGAGATCCAAAAGGACTATAGTATTTCTTCAGGGAAAATACATTGGTGTTTCTCATGAATGATCGCATACACCCGGTGTCTTATAACCACGAAATGATTGAACAACCAACACATACAATAATAATATCACTATTGGAAACTTGAATTGCTATGTGGGTgacgaatttttctgtgcgtttttttcggtacgcacagaaaaattacgattattctgtcggttccaaaatatcccgacagaaaaatacgaaaacccacagaataattgtatgatttttctatgcgtgacaatacacacacggaaaaatcagcactcacagaaaaatacaatttattctgtcggttctttaaaaatgcatagaaaaaaaatatatgcacgcataggataaataaaaaaacaagtcctaaccctaacccgccggccgccgcccccAAACACCCTCGCGGACTCGCCTGCTCGGCCCTCCTCTCCCTGCCCCCGCTCCCTCTCACTGCCTCCCGCCGGCAGCCGGCcctggcccctcccctcctctcctcctgcCGGCAGCCGGCCCCTGCCCCCTCCCCTCCTTGCCCCGTGCCGCCCCGGATCCaccgcctcctctcctcccgccggcggccagctcctcccctcctctcctcccgccggcggccggacccggcccctcccctccttgcccAGCACTGTCCCGGATCTGCCGCCTCCTCTCCTCCCGCTAGCGgtcggcccctcccctcctctcctcccaccggtggccggccccggcccctcccctccttgcccCGCGCCGCCCTAGATCCACCCACGGTGGCCGTCCCCGGCCAGAGCGCAGCGCGGCTGGGCTCCACCGGTGGCAGGCGCCGTGCCTGCTCACCGGTGCTGCCTCCTCCCGTAGTCCGCGTCAGTTCTTgtgctccacgaaaccctagctccTGTGGTCCAGGACCTCGGCTCCCTCTCTCCAGATTTGGTGGCGCACTGGGCGGGCATACTGCTAGTCCTCGTCCTAGAGGGCTTGGATTGTGCAGTGGCgttccacgaaaccctagcccgTCGCTTTTGCCTAGGTGCGATCTTCGCTATTCCATGATGAAATGCAGAACAATATAGCTATCTTGCATATCACATTCTTTCATGTAAAACATCAGTCACATTTTTCATTGTTTAATTAAAGAAACTTCAAGTACTAAGAAGCACGTAAAATCAGCAAGCGATTGTGAATTAATTTACCATGCTTCACGGAAGATCCTTCTCACATGGAATATTATGGGTTCAACTTCTAGAAGAATGTTCTTCTCCTCTATTGTTAGTTCAAACCGTTGTCTTGGTGGAGGTGGACCCCTCTCATCCGGTCTCCTTGGGGTCTCCCAGGATTGTTTCTTTGGCTGCTCCAGTTACCAGATTTGGCACCCCATCCATCTGCTTTCCAGTCCTTGTTACTAGAATCAGTTGTCTCTTTCCATTGAGCAGTACCTTGTGAGTTATCAGCAGGCACAACATTCCAGCCATCCTAAGAATCTGATTGCTTAGCATCCGAATTGCCCACTGGTGTTGCAGCCAGATTATCCTAGGAGTCTTCTACGGTAGAATTTGGGGCCTTATCTGCTACATTGTCCCAAGAATCATTCTATGCATCATTCTTCTGGATTGTCACGTTACTCCATGAATCTTGCTGTGAATCAAGATCCTTTATGGCTACTACTTTGTCCCATGAACCATCCTGAGCGTTGTTATTGCGAGTTGCACTGTTAACCCAAGAATCCTGTAGTGAATCAGTGTTATCCCATGGACTTTCATTTGAT is from Miscanthus floridulus cultivar M001 chromosome 7, ASM1932011v1, whole genome shotgun sequence and encodes:
- the LOC136464146 gene encoding scarecrow-like protein 8; amino-acid sequence: MDPAGAPWCDPRRGYAYAYGAGSAAEAPALKRQPPPPQQQLLPPRQDVAAVASGRVLKRSHGEVERWQQALYLRAVRQRVAAQSQVAHPPIDIGSVLAGAATARTSGSSRPPSTGFAGLSPQPSSTLSSLTTASHMETPPSHMLQRQMVAATSAPPQAVARVPAAGRSAARELVLLQELEKHLLGDDDNDDGEAEATGSACGSTVTSSAWGDTIQELNSITAAPLTSLPNNHNTASAVSIRSPSNSSSSAASSAASSSPPTSTASWRQLLSEAAAAIADGNHAAAAAHLAVLKVAANPRGDAEQRLVAMMAAALSSRIGRPPAPQHLAVLCGAEQRAACQLLHDVSPCFGLALHGANLAILDAVADQRVIHLIDFDVSVAQHIALIQALSSRRVAGTCLKVTAVADPTSPFTPALAQALPATEQRLKRHAQQAGLDFRFKTVSCVAGELEASRLGCEPGGDALVVNLAFVLSRVPDESVSPENPRDELLRGVRALCPRVVTLVEQELNANTAPLAARFADACAHYGAVLESLDATLARDSAQRAQAETALANKAANAMAREGPDRVERCEVFGKWRARFGMAGLRPVAIGQGVADRVRARLRPGFDVKLDSGRLGVGWMGRVVTVASAWR